A stretch of the Vanacampus margaritifer isolate UIUO_Vmar chromosome 6, RoL_Vmar_1.0, whole genome shotgun sequence genome encodes the following:
- the lysmd4 gene encoding lysM and putative peptidoglycan-binding domain-containing protein 4, with the protein MRRGEHVPHAFQAPVDVHASADGHVYMFKRKANGTAASSDDEDDEELGLMEMRPRAFQESEQDRLRSYHLLERDVLDGDNLNKLALQYGCKVADIKRVNNLIKEQDVFALKTIKIPIPKHSFLTESYATLSDPFMETPVKAQPKRHQVITDFLIEVDNDTEKLIPTTDDFDMDLLDDEPKRSPKRQKSQGADWGIQWWNAVVAMLLIGIVLPLFYVIYFKTQHSSAASAEDGAVTASPVTSNRTTTGNFGTGGPEPG; encoded by the exons ATGCGGCGTGGTGAGCATGTGCCGCATGCGTTCCAGGCCCCGGTGGACGTCCACGCCAGTGCCGATGGCCATGTTTACATGTTCAAGAGGAAAGCCAATGGCACGGCCGCGTCGTCGGACGACGAAGATGACGAGGAACTTGGCCTGATGGAAATGAGACCTCGAGCCTTCCAAGAGTCGGAGCAGGACAGGCTGAGGAGTTATCACCTACTGGAACGAGACGTGCTGGACGGCGACAATCTCAACAAGCTGGCCTTGCAGTACGGATGCAAG GTGGCAGACATAAAGCGCGTGAACAACCTCATAAAGGAGCAGGATGTATTTGCACTGAAAACCATCAAAATTCCCATTCCCAAGCACAGCTTTTTAACGGAATCGTACGCAACCCTGAGTGACCCTTTCATGGAAACGCCAGTCAAGGCCCAGCCGAAGAGACACCAAGTTATTACGGACTTCCTCATCGAGGTGGACAACGACACGGAGAAGCTGATCCCGACTACGGACGACTTTGACATGGATCTGTTGGATGACGAACCCAAAAGGTCCCCGAAAAGACAGAAGAGTCAGGGTGCGGACTGGGGCATCCAGTGGTGGAACGCCGTGGTGGCCATGCTGCTCATCGGCATCGTGCTGCCCTTGTTTTACGTCATTTACTTCAAAACGCAACACAGCAGCGCAGCCTCGGCAGAAGATGGCGCCGTCACCGCCTCCCCCGTCACGTCAAATAGGACCACCACGGGCAACTTTGGTACCGGTGGGCCCGAGCCCGGATAG